The Congregibacter litoralis KT71 genome contains a region encoding:
- a CDS encoding arylesterase, producing the protein MLHALRVGLLLGLALLLTGQLARAESTAGERPRILVVGDSISAAYGMSLEQGWAALLERRLQTRWPGAQVINASISGDTSAGGARRLPKLLAEHSPDLVVIELGGNDGLRGYPTSKLEANLSFMAEAASTAGAEVLILPMEIPPNYGPRYTRSFRESFERAATDTGATLGPFLLDGIATEEQLMQQDGIHPTVEAQPMITDIVQPVIEALLALREAS; encoded by the coding sequence TTGTTGCACGCTTTACGTGTGGGTCTGCTCCTTGGATTGGCGCTGCTGCTAACGGGTCAGCTCGCCAGGGCAGAAAGCACTGCAGGGGAGCGCCCCCGCATTCTCGTGGTCGGCGATAGTATCAGTGCCGCCTACGGAATGTCCCTGGAACAGGGATGGGCTGCCCTTCTGGAGCGACGGCTGCAAACGCGCTGGCCCGGCGCGCAGGTCATCAATGCGAGTATCAGCGGCGACACCTCAGCGGGGGGCGCCCGACGCCTCCCAAAGCTTCTGGCGGAACACTCGCCGGACCTGGTGGTCATTGAACTGGGGGGCAATGACGGCCTGCGCGGCTACCCCACGTCTAAACTCGAGGCGAACCTGAGCTTTATGGCCGAGGCCGCATCGACCGCGGGTGCCGAGGTACTGATTCTGCCCATGGAGATCCCGCCCAACTACGGCCCCCGCTACACCCGCTCTTTTAGAGAAAGTTTTGAGCGGGCCGCGACAGACACGGGCGCCACCCTCGGGCCTTTTCTTCTGGATGGCATCGCCACAGAAGAGCAACTGATGCAGCAGGACGGCATTCATCCGACGGTGGAAGCTCAGCCGATGATCACCGACATCGTGCAGCCCGTCATCGAGGCGCTCCTCGCGCTCCGCGAAGCCTCATGA
- a CDS encoding ABC transporter permease has product MTLLLRMLVRDWRGGELGVLLGALVLAVTMVSGISGFASALKAALRQESHSFLAADLVVRDARPLPAAWLEEAADRGMESAQTLSFRSMVFAGEEGVVLASVKAVSDEYPLRGALKLSDTPFGELREHRGAPPPGSVWIEPRLFALLDLDIGDTVGIGEADFRVAAAIRGEPDRAGGFLGVGPRVMLNTSDIPATQVVQPGSRVSYRQLFAGEADAAEAFGQWLEAAVAPGQRLQNVETSQPAVGRALARAERFLLLAGSLAVILASVAVGLAARRYAERHQNYVALLKSLGADSRRVKSLYAATLALTWLIALVLGWFLAWILQVIALQSFAEQLTVVPSLFQPRPYFIGAVTALVCVIVFAWPSLGRLTAISPLRVLRSDMPLHHSREPGDYLLGLAAVLLLMWWYSADLQLTLIVLGGLLAVIVIGGLVALSLLRGGRALGMQAGSVWRLALASLQRHGLGNALQLVVFAVAIMLLLLLGLLRTSLLEGWQQQVPEGAPNHFLLNLAPEELGSVSTLLDDREVKREKLYPMLRGRLMGIAGEPLPMEPEEEDGPSQREANLTWSAALPDGNEIVEGRWWEPGETAAVSVEAEFAQRYGMSVGDTLSFRIGAAELAVTVTSLRTLDWESFKPNFFMVFPPGLLEDYPVTYMTSFYLPPEQKSLLNELLRQHPTATVLEIDAIMAQLRSTLAQVSTAIELVLSLVLLAGVLVLIAGVQATADSRLRESALLRALGAGRSHILGSVAIEFITLGVMAGVLAIVAAEGAFWALQRFVLELPYTPTPGLWLPTLLAAAVLIGGLGLWNCRRVVSVAPAEVLRDA; this is encoded by the coding sequence ATGACCCTGCTCTTACGTATGCTCGTCCGAGACTGGCGGGGTGGTGAGTTGGGCGTATTGCTGGGTGCTCTCGTGCTCGCAGTCACCATGGTGTCCGGGATCAGTGGCTTCGCCTCAGCGCTCAAGGCGGCACTGCGTCAGGAAAGCCACAGCTTTCTGGCGGCGGACCTCGTGGTCCGGGATGCCCGGCCCCTGCCTGCTGCCTGGCTCGAGGAGGCCGCTGACCGGGGCATGGAATCGGCACAGACCCTGAGCTTCCGGTCCATGGTCTTCGCTGGCGAGGAGGGGGTGGTACTCGCCTCGGTAAAAGCAGTGAGTGACGAGTATCCCCTGCGCGGCGCACTCAAGCTTAGCGATACGCCCTTTGGCGAGCTTCGGGAGCACCGGGGCGCACCACCACCGGGCTCGGTCTGGATCGAGCCCCGGTTATTCGCCCTCCTGGACCTGGATATCGGCGACACTGTGGGTATCGGCGAAGCGGACTTCCGTGTCGCCGCAGCGATTCGCGGTGAGCCGGACCGGGCCGGTGGGTTTTTAGGGGTAGGTCCCCGGGTGATGCTCAACACCTCGGATATTCCCGCTACCCAGGTCGTGCAGCCCGGAAGCCGCGTGAGCTATCGACAGCTCTTTGCGGGAGAGGCAGATGCCGCGGAGGCTTTTGGCCAATGGCTGGAGGCTGCCGTGGCTCCAGGGCAGCGTCTGCAAAACGTGGAAACCTCTCAACCTGCCGTGGGTCGAGCCCTGGCCCGCGCGGAGCGGTTTTTGCTCCTGGCGGGGAGTCTGGCTGTCATTCTTGCCAGCGTCGCGGTGGGTCTCGCCGCCCGACGCTATGCCGAGCGGCACCAGAACTACGTGGCGCTGCTAAAAAGCCTCGGAGCAGATTCCCGACGTGTCAAAAGTCTCTATGCGGCGACCCTGGCGCTGACCTGGCTGATAGCCCTGGTCCTGGGATGGTTCCTCGCCTGGATTCTTCAGGTTATCGCGCTTCAGTCCTTCGCCGAACAGCTTACGGTCGTGCCTTCCCTGTTCCAGCCGCGACCCTATTTCATCGGAGCGGTCACGGCCCTCGTGTGTGTCATTGTGTTTGCCTGGCCGTCTCTGGGCAGGCTTACGGCGATCAGTCCCTTGCGGGTCTTGCGCAGTGATATGCCCCTCCACCACAGCCGGGAGCCCGGCGATTACCTCCTGGGGCTGGCAGCAGTCTTGTTGCTCATGTGGTGGTACAGCGCCGATCTTCAGCTCACGCTCATCGTTCTCGGAGGATTGCTGGCGGTAATTGTGATCGGTGGGCTCGTGGCGCTTTCGCTGTTGCGGGGCGGTCGGGCGCTGGGTATGCAGGCGGGTAGTGTCTGGCGTCTGGCCCTGGCCAGTCTCCAGCGTCATGGCCTGGGTAACGCCCTGCAGCTGGTGGTTTTCGCCGTCGCGATTATGCTGCTCTTGCTTTTGGGCCTGCTGCGGACCTCGCTCCTTGAGGGCTGGCAGCAGCAAGTGCCCGAGGGCGCTCCCAATCATTTTTTGCTCAATCTTGCACCGGAAGAGCTGGGATCCGTAAGCACGCTCCTTGATGACCGCGAAGTGAAGCGGGAGAAACTCTATCCCATGCTCCGGGGACGCCTCATGGGGATCGCGGGCGAGCCCCTCCCTATGGAACCTGAAGAAGAGGACGGCCCGTCCCAGCGGGAGGCGAATCTCACCTGGTCTGCGGCGCTGCCTGACGGTAACGAGATCGTCGAGGGACGCTGGTGGGAGCCGGGAGAAACCGCTGCGGTGTCCGTAGAGGCGGAGTTTGCCCAGCGCTACGGTATGAGCGTAGGCGACACGCTTAGCTTTCGCATCGGGGCGGCGGAGTTAGCAGTGACCGTCACCAGCCTCCGTACCCTGGATTGGGAATCCTTCAAGCCGAACTTTTTTATGGTGTTTCCCCCGGGGCTTCTTGAGGATTACCCCGTGACCTATATGACCAGCTTTTACCTGCCGCCGGAGCAAAAATCCCTGTTAAATGAATTGCTGCGTCAGCACCCCACGGCAACGGTCCTGGAAATTGACGCGATCATGGCCCAACTTCGCAGCACGCTCGCGCAGGTGTCCACGGCCATTGAGCTGGTGCTGTCGTTAGTGCTTCTAGCGGGAGTACTGGTGCTCATCGCCGGGGTTCAGGCGACCGCGGATTCGCGCCTGCGCGAAAGCGCCTTGCTGCGAGCTCTCGGGGCGGGGCGCTCGCATATCCTGGGCAGCGTCGCTATCGAGTTCATTACCCTGGGAGTCATGGCGGGCGTGCTGGCCATTGTGGCGGCCGAGGGCGCATTCTGGGCCTTGCAACGTTTCGTACTGGAACTGCCTTACACGCCGACCCCCGGGCTGTGGCTGCCCACGCTCCTGGCCGCGGCGGTTCTCATTGGCGGTCTCGGGCTTTGGAACTGTCGGCGGGTTGTCTCCGTTGCACCTGCAGAGGTATTGCGGGACGCCTGA
- the ttcA gene encoding tRNA 2-thiocytidine(32) synthetase TtcA: protein MSRDPRRSRTEFNKLHKRLRRQVGQAVVDYDMIRDGERIMVCLSGGKDSYAMLDILQNLQRSAPVSFELIAVHMDQKQPGYPPEILPAYLDKQNIEYHILEKDTYSVVKSVIPEGKTTCGLCSRLRRGTLYGFAESIGASRIALGHHRDDIVETLFLNMFFGGTLKAMPPKLLSDDGKNVVIRPMAYCKEADLARYAEEMQFPIIPCNLCGSQDNLQRQAIKKMLVDWERQYPGRTETIFKAIGNVSPSQLADRDLFDFGSLNAGEPQAPSDTATALSRITAVNL, encoded by the coding sequence ATGAGCCGCGATCCACGACGTTCCAGAACCGAGTTCAATAAACTGCATAAGCGTCTTCGGCGCCAGGTGGGCCAGGCCGTGGTTGATTACGACATGATCCGCGATGGTGAGCGCATTATGGTCTGCCTCTCTGGAGGTAAAGACTCCTATGCCATGCTGGATATCCTGCAAAACCTCCAGCGCAGCGCGCCCGTGAGCTTTGAACTCATTGCAGTGCATATGGATCAGAAACAACCGGGCTACCCACCGGAAATACTCCCTGCGTACCTCGATAAACAGAACATCGAGTACCACATCCTCGAAAAAGATACCTACAGCGTCGTGAAGTCTGTGATACCCGAAGGCAAGACAACCTGTGGGCTCTGTTCCCGTTTGCGGCGGGGTACCCTGTATGGCTTTGCGGAGAGCATCGGAGCCAGCCGGATTGCCCTGGGGCATCACCGGGACGATATCGTCGAAACCCTGTTTCTCAATATGTTCTTTGGCGGGACCCTCAAAGCCATGCCCCCCAAGCTGCTGTCCGATGATGGGAAAAACGTCGTCATTCGTCCCATGGCTTACTGTAAGGAAGCGGATCTTGCCCGCTACGCCGAGGAGATGCAGTTTCCTATCATCCCCTGCAATCTCTGTGGCTCCCAGGATAATCTCCAGCGCCAGGCGATCAAAAAGATGTTGGTGGACTGGGAGCGGCAATACCCCGGTCGCACGGAAACCATCTTCAAGGCCATCGGTAATGTGTCGCCGTCCCAGCTGGCGGATCGAGACCTCTTCGACTTTGGGAGCCTCAATGCAGGCGAGCCACAAGCACCGTCGGACACGGCGACGGCCCTGTCACGCATTACCGCGGTGAACCTCTAG
- a CDS encoding TetR/AcrR family transcriptional regulator has protein sequence MTQAASQRAYHHGNLRAELLAEAAEQLRHTPAEQLSLRAVARSLGVSQTAPYRHFSGKEALLAAIATRGYRELLALLGAARDAGSESAAKQLRLVARAYVDFAASQEQIFKLMFGPLVQPSDDYPELRAVSRETLLLVQSILQFGMENGEFEKQDALYLANASWAGIHGVATLRVDTPSLFSKHVDLLRQIDVSVNAFINGIRRRDHETP, from the coding sequence ATGACTCAGGCAGCCAGTCAGCGCGCCTATCACCACGGTAATCTGCGGGCCGAATTGCTCGCAGAGGCCGCCGAGCAGCTTCGCCACACGCCCGCAGAGCAGCTGAGTCTGCGCGCCGTGGCACGCTCTCTGGGGGTCTCCCAAACCGCTCCCTATCGGCACTTCAGTGGTAAGGAGGCGCTCCTCGCCGCCATCGCCACCCGTGGGTACCGGGAGCTCCTGGCTTTGTTGGGAGCGGCCCGGGATGCCGGGAGTGAGAGCGCCGCAAAGCAGCTTCGCCTCGTCGCGCGGGCCTATGTGGACTTCGCTGCCAGCCAGGAACAGATCTTCAAACTCATGTTTGGCCCCCTGGTGCAGCCCAGTGATGACTATCCGGAGCTACGGGCCGTCAGTCGTGAAACACTGCTCCTCGTCCAATCGATTCTGCAGTTCGGCATGGAAAACGGCGAGTTTGAAAAACAGGACGCGCTGTATCTGGCCAACGCATCCTGGGCAGGCATCCATGGCGTCGCAACGCTGCGCGTGGACACCCCGAGCCTGTTCAGTAAGCACGTCGATCTGCTCCGACAAATCGATGTCTCCGTCAACGCCTTTATCAATGGCATTCGGCGGAGAGACCACGAGACTCCCTAG
- a CDS encoding malate dehydrogenase, translating to MKAPVRVTVTGAAGQIGYALLFRIASGAMLGDDQPVILHLLDITPAMDALEGVRMELDDCAFPLLAGIVCTDDPNVGFKDADYALLVGARPRGPGMERKDLLEANAAIFSVQGKAINDHASRDIRVLVVGNPANTNALITQRNAPDIDPRNFTAMMRLDHNRAKTQIAQKLDAPVTAVSTMTVWGNHSATQYPDLHHSTVNGKVAVDAVEQQWYEDEFIPTVQQRGAAIIKARGASSAASAANAAIDHMRDWALGTPEGDWVSMGVYSDGSYGIAEGLIYSFPCRCSGGDWSIVQGLEINDFSRGRMQATEQELTEERDAVADLLP from the coding sequence ATGAAAGCACCTGTTCGCGTCACAGTAACCGGCGCCGCCGGCCAGATCGGCTACGCACTTCTTTTCCGTATCGCCTCGGGCGCCATGTTGGGCGACGATCAGCCGGTGATCCTGCATCTCCTGGACATCACCCCGGCGATGGATGCCCTCGAAGGTGTGCGCATGGAACTTGATGACTGCGCTTTCCCGCTCCTCGCGGGCATTGTTTGCACCGATGATCCCAATGTCGGCTTCAAAGACGCTGACTACGCCCTCCTTGTTGGCGCTCGCCCCCGGGGTCCGGGTATGGAACGCAAGGATCTCCTGGAAGCCAATGCGGCTATCTTCTCTGTCCAGGGCAAAGCCATCAACGATCACGCCAGTCGCGATATCCGCGTTTTGGTTGTGGGCAACCCCGCTAACACCAACGCCCTGATCACCCAGCGCAACGCGCCGGACATTGATCCCCGCAACTTCACGGCAATGATGCGTCTCGACCATAACCGCGCCAAAACCCAGATTGCCCAGAAACTCGACGCGCCCGTGACAGCGGTCAGCACCATGACAGTCTGGGGCAATCACTCGGCCACGCAGTATCCCGACCTGCACCACAGCACAGTAAACGGCAAGGTGGCGGTAGATGCCGTTGAGCAGCAGTGGTACGAGGACGAATTCATCCCCACGGTACAGCAGCGCGGCGCAGCTATTATCAAAGCTCGAGGCGCTTCCTCGGCAGCCTCGGCCGCTAACGCCGCGATTGATCACATGCGCGACTGGGCGCTGGGTACTCCAGAGGGTGACTGGGTTTCCATGGGCGTTTATTCCGATGGCTCCTACGGCATCGCCGAGGGCCTGATTTACTCCTTCCCCTGTCGCTGCAGCGGAGGCGATTGGAGCATCGTGCAGGGTCTGGAAATCAATGACTTCAGCCGTGGACGGATGCAGGCGACGGAGCAGGAGCTCACGGAAGAACGCGATGCCGTGGCAGACCTTCTGCCCTGA
- a CDS encoding ABC transporter ATP-binding protein, which yields MITAENLGKRVPMADGELAILKGINLEIKSGESVAIIGASGSGKSTLLGLLAGLDIATDGCVRIDGTDLKGLSEDGRAALRGRDVGFVFQSFQLLPALTALENVMLPLELQGDGQAGERAADYLERVGLADRRDHYPRQLSGGEQQRVAIARAFAGSPRILFADEPTGNLDRATGERITDLLFGLNREEGTTLVLVTHDLQLAKRCARQLQMDSGELNEVETA from the coding sequence ATGATTACTGCAGAAAATCTCGGCAAGCGGGTACCCATGGCGGACGGGGAGCTTGCGATACTGAAAGGGATTAACCTTGAAATCAAGTCGGGAGAGAGCGTGGCGATCATTGGCGCTTCGGGCTCGGGCAAATCAACGCTCCTGGGATTGCTGGCGGGCCTCGATATTGCGACTGATGGCTGCGTGCGCATTGATGGCACGGATCTTAAGGGGCTGAGCGAGGACGGTCGGGCAGCGCTGCGGGGGCGCGACGTCGGTTTCGTGTTCCAGTCCTTTCAGCTGCTCCCGGCCCTCACCGCTTTGGAAAACGTCATGCTCCCCCTGGAGCTTCAGGGGGATGGTCAGGCGGGAGAACGGGCCGCCGATTATCTGGAGCGCGTGGGACTCGCCGATCGGCGCGATCATTACCCCCGGCAGCTGTCCGGTGGTGAGCAGCAGCGCGTGGCCATCGCCCGGGCCTTTGCCGGCTCCCCGCGTATCCTCTTTGCCGATGAGCCCACGGGCAACCTTGACAGGGCAACGGGGGAGCGGATCACCGACCTCCTCTTTGGACTGAACCGGGAGGAGGGCACGACCCTGGTGCTGGTCACCCATGACCTGCAGTTGGCCAAGCGCTGTGCCCGGCAGCTGCAGATGGATAGCGGCGAGCTCAACGAAGTAGAGACCGCCTGA
- a CDS encoding heme ABC transporter permease — translation MWTFFHKLGSPPWLYAIAGTILRWLLPIALLALGVGVVWGLLYTAPDFRQGNSYRIIYIHVPAAVVALAGYYVMAIAGAISLIWKMKMADVAMLAAAPVGAALTFVALVTGAIWGKPTWGAWWVWDARITSMLILLFLYLGVMALYEAYDNKAAAARACAILSLVGTVNIPIIYKSVDWWYSLHQPASIKFTGESTIDPSMLYPLLLCIVSFYLLFTCALLANMRVEILRRERRTGWVQRLVGSAV, via the coding sequence ATGTGGACGTTTTTTCATAAGTTGGGTTCGCCGCCGTGGTTATACGCTATCGCCGGTACCATCCTTCGCTGGCTTTTGCCGATAGCACTCCTGGCCCTGGGTGTCGGGGTGGTCTGGGGACTGCTGTATACGGCACCTGATTTCCGTCAGGGCAACAGCTATCGCATCATTTATATCCACGTGCCTGCGGCCGTCGTGGCGCTCGCCGGCTATTACGTGATGGCCATTGCCGGTGCGATCAGCCTGATCTGGAAGATGAAAATGGCCGACGTTGCGATGCTGGCGGCGGCACCGGTGGGTGCAGCCCTGACCTTTGTGGCCCTGGTGACCGGGGCCATCTGGGGTAAGCCTACCTGGGGAGCCTGGTGGGTGTGGGACGCGAGGATTACCTCCATGCTCATTCTGCTGTTTCTCTATCTGGGTGTCATGGCGCTTTACGAGGCCTACGACAACAAGGCGGCTGCGGCTCGGGCCTGCGCGATTCTGTCCCTGGTGGGCACCGTCAATATACCCATCATCTACAAGTCCGTGGATTGGTGGTACAGCCTGCACCAGCCGGCCTCCATCAAGTTTACGGGCGAAAGCACCATTGATCCCAGCATGCTGTATCCGCTGCTGCTGTGCATAGTATCGTTTTATCTGCTGTTCACCTGTGCACTCCTTGCCAACATGCGCGTGGAAATTCTGCGCCGGGAACGTCGAACGGGCTGGGTGCAACGTTTGGTCGGGAGCGCTGTCTGA
- the ccmB gene encoding heme exporter protein CcmB, producing the protein MSGASSRSVYGALLRRQLTLALRRPVQLLNPVLFFAIVVVLFPLGLGPAPDTLSVFAGGILWIVALLSNMLGAETLFQGDYDDGSLDQLLIAEQPLYFLVMPHLLVQWLISGLLLALLSPLFALMLGLPSAGVGVLVASLALGSGVMSVLGAIGAALTVGLRRGGMLVAFLVTPFYMPVLIFGAGAVRAAVEGLPFLPYLALLGAMFSLALALGPAAIAAALRISADA; encoded by the coding sequence ATGAGCGGGGCAAGCTCGCGGAGCGTTTACGGCGCCTTGTTGCGCCGGCAGCTCACCCTGGCCCTGCGCAGGCCTGTGCAGCTTCTAAACCCCGTTTTGTTTTTTGCCATCGTCGTTGTGCTCTTTCCTCTTGGTCTCGGCCCCGCCCCGGACACCCTGTCAGTTTTTGCCGGAGGCATTCTCTGGATCGTGGCGCTGCTGTCGAATATGCTCGGCGCTGAGACGCTGTTTCAGGGAGATTACGACGACGGCTCTCTGGATCAGCTGCTCATCGCAGAGCAGCCACTGTATTTTCTGGTGATGCCGCATCTCCTGGTGCAGTGGTTGATCAGCGGCTTGTTGCTCGCGCTGCTTTCACCGCTCTTTGCCCTGATGCTGGGCCTGCCCTCCGCGGGTGTGGGGGTGCTTGTTGCTTCCCTCGCTCTGGGTTCCGGCGTGATGAGTGTGCTCGGCGCCATCGGTGCGGCGCTGACCGTGGGATTGCGACGGGGGGGGATGCTCGTGGCGTTCCTCGTAACGCCGTTTTACATGCCGGTGCTGATCTTCGGTGCCGGCGCGGTGCGTGCCGCCGTCGAAGGCCTGCCTTTCCTGCCCTATCTGGCGCTTCTTGGCGCTATGTTTTCCCTCGCCCTCGCTTTGGGGCCCGCGGCCATTGCGGCGGCGCTGCGGATCTCGGCAGATGCCTGA
- the ccmA gene encoding cytochrome c biogenesis heme-transporting ATPase CcmA, with protein MSAGVLLEAVDLGIERGGRDLFSGLSFSLSAGDIVHLRGENGAGKTTLLRILAGLSRYGFEGHVSRETACLYLGHHSAVKGLLSPRENLRWHPSGEAFPDDTVIDEALTEVGLYGYEDVPAAQLSAGQQRRVDLARLYLSDKPLWLLDEPFTAIDVAGVARLQQRFLEHASRGGAVLLSSHQALDAEVKARVLEISGGGTP; from the coding sequence ATGAGCGCGGGGGTGCTTCTGGAAGCGGTGGACCTGGGGATAGAGCGGGGAGGCCGCGATCTGTTTTCGGGCTTGTCTTTCAGCCTTTCGGCGGGGGATATCGTGCATCTGCGCGGGGAGAACGGGGCAGGGAAGACGACATTGCTCCGAATTCTCGCGGGTTTGTCGCGCTATGGATTTGAGGGTCATGTGAGCCGCGAGACGGCCTGTCTATATCTCGGGCATCACAGTGCGGTAAAGGGGCTGCTGTCCCCCCGGGAAAACCTTCGCTGGCATCCTTCAGGAGAGGCCTTCCCTGACGACACCGTGATTGACGAAGCTCTGACCGAGGTGGGGCTCTATGGTTACGAGGATGTGCCGGCAGCCCAGCTGTCGGCGGGACAGCAACGCCGCGTTGATCTGGCCCGGCTCTATCTCAGCGACAAGCCTCTCTGGCTCCTCGATGAGCCTTTTACGGCTATTGATGTTGCCGGTGTCGCTCGCCTCCAGCAGCGTTTTCTCGAACATGCCTCTAGGGGCGGGGCAGTGCTGCTGAGTTCCCACCAGGCGCTTGATGCTGAGGTGAAGGCGCGGGTGCTGGAGATATCCGGCGGCGGGACGCCATGA
- the ccmD gene encoding heme exporter protein CcmD produces the protein MYFESVSAALTMDGHGPFVWAAYGLTLAVIAVLVVSPLIRRRRLLRELRGEYRRQQQNPTQESKSRPAVELS, from the coding sequence ATGTATTTCGAGAGTGTGTCTGCGGCGCTGACGATGGACGGGCACGGCCCCTTTGTCTGGGCGGCCTATGGTCTGACCCTGGCAGTGATTGCCGTGCTCGTGGTGTCGCCGCTGATTCGCCGCCGTCGACTGCTTCGGGAGCTTCGGGGCGAATACCGGCGTCAGCAGCAGAACCCGACCCAAGAATCCAAGTCCCGTCCAGCCGTGGAGTTATCCTGA
- a CDS encoding ion transporter, protein MTQREQSALQARLYKVIFGTDTPSGKWFDLILIFTILISVSVSVIIIDSFADIHREYGDLLQRIEWGFTLLFTAEYFLRIWIARNRRAYLFSVYGIIDLLAILPSYLAIIIPQTAPLLIIRLLRVLRVFRVLRLVGYLHEANQIAGVMRNSWRQIFVFFSIVITIIVVFGCLIYVLEGPNNGFDNIPVSVYWAIVTVTTVGYGDVVPVTAAGRAISSLAMLVGYAIIAVPTGIFTANIIEKRHSHRTPLNCPQCSRAGHEDDARYCRHCGSSLRTDSED, encoded by the coding sequence ATGACCCAGCGGGAACAGTCGGCGCTCCAGGCCCGCCTCTACAAAGTTATTTTTGGCACGGACACGCCCTCGGGAAAGTGGTTCGACCTGATACTGATTTTCACCATCCTCATCAGCGTCAGCGTCAGCGTCATCATTATAGATTCCTTTGCCGATATTCATCGGGAATACGGTGACTTGCTCCAGCGCATCGAGTGGGGATTTACCCTGCTGTTCACCGCCGAGTACTTCCTGCGCATCTGGATCGCGCGAAACCGTCGGGCCTACCTGTTCAGCGTCTACGGGATCATCGACCTTCTCGCGATCCTGCCCAGCTATCTTGCGATCATCATTCCCCAGACCGCGCCCCTGCTCATCATCCGGCTCCTGCGCGTGCTCCGGGTTTTTCGCGTTCTGCGGCTGGTGGGCTACCTTCACGAGGCCAATCAGATCGCCGGGGTCATGCGTAATTCCTGGCGACAGATTTTCGTTTTTTTCTCCATTGTCATCACCATCATTGTGGTCTTCGGCTGTCTGATCTACGTGCTGGAAGGCCCCAATAACGGCTTCGATAACATCCCCGTGAGCGTCTACTGGGCCATCGTGACGGTGACCACCGTGGGCTACGGCGATGTGGTGCCGGTCACCGCAGCGGGACGGGCGATTTCATCCCTGGCCATGCTGGTGGGCTACGCGATCATCGCCGTGCCCACGGGCATCTTCACGGCAAACATCATCGAGAAACGCCACAGCCATCGCACTCCCCTCAACTGCCCCCAATGTTCCCGGGCGGGCCACGAAGATGATGCCCGCTACTGCCGCCATTGTGGCAGTTCCCTGCGCACGGACAGCGAAGACTAG
- a CDS encoding hydrogen peroxide-inducible genes activator: MSRHPTIKQLRYLCSVVEHGHFGRAAKACHVSQSTLSAGILELEEVLGASLLERNNRSLVLTGLGEEVVERARGLLLDVEDLVALCQASAEPLSGRLRLGVIPTIAPFLLPGLLKSLRSDHPEFTPFIREDLTEPLVDALHRGELDLLLLALPVQADGVESMHLFDDPFFLASPVDHPLAAKSDLDTGDLQGQELLLLEDGHCLRDHALEACKLRGREYTVPYQATSLTTVVQMVASGIGVTLVPGMAVTAGALATADVTVTPFADPSVKRDIGLMWRKKTPRQTEFRLLGEYIMKRQDQG; encoded by the coding sequence ATGAGCAGACATCCGACCATCAAACAGCTTCGCTACCTGTGCTCCGTCGTGGAGCACGGGCATTTCGGTCGTGCCGCCAAGGCCTGTCACGTCTCCCAGTCCACGCTCAGTGCGGGTATTCTGGAACTCGAGGAGGTGCTGGGCGCCTCGTTGCTGGAGCGTAACAATCGCAGTCTGGTGCTGACGGGCCTGGGCGAAGAGGTGGTAGAGCGTGCCCGCGGATTACTTCTTGACGTGGAGGACCTCGTGGCCCTCTGCCAGGCGTCCGCCGAGCCCCTGAGCGGGCGTCTGCGACTCGGCGTCATTCCCACCATCGCACCGTTTCTCCTGCCGGGTCTGCTGAAATCCCTGCGTAGCGACCATCCCGAGTTCACCCCTTTTATCCGCGAGGATCTGACGGAGCCCCTTGTTGATGCGCTCCACCGGGGCGAACTGGATTTGCTTCTCCTCGCCTTACCGGTTCAGGCGGATGGGGTGGAGAGCATGCATTTGTTCGACGACCCCTTTTTTCTCGCATCTCCCGTTGATCATCCCCTTGCCGCAAAAAGTGATCTCGACACGGGAGATCTTCAGGGGCAGGAGCTCCTGCTTCTGGAAGATGGCCACTGTCTCCGGGACCATGCTCTCGAAGCCTGTAAGCTTCGCGGCAGGGAATACACCGTGCCCTATCAGGCAACCAGTCTGACCACCGTGGTGCAGATGGTAGCGAGTGGTATTGGCGTGACCCTGGTGCCCGGCATGGCAGTCACCGCTGGCGCTCTGGCGACGGCCGATGTGACGGTAACGCCCTTTGCCGATCCCTCGGTGAAACGCGACATTGGTTTGATGTGGCGAAAGAAAACGCCGCGGCAAACCGAGTTCAGATTACTGGGCGAATATATTATGAAGCGTCAGGACCAAGGCTGA